The uncultured Pseudodesulfovibrio sp. genome includes a region encoding these proteins:
- a CDS encoding KpsF/GutQ family sugar-phosphate isomerase, with amino-acid sequence MACTSERKDWLELAREVLDIEIQGLEAVRDQLDGPFIEALTAMAQCTGRVVITGLGKSGLVGRKIAATLSSTGTPSFFLHPVEGAHGDLGMIRDEDVVLALSNSGATDEVNAILPTLRSLGATVIAMTSNPASAMAELSDIHIQVRVPREACRMGLAPTSSTTAQLAVGDALAVCLMEWKSFGKDDFKRFHPGGSLGQRLATCVDQLMHSDGLPVVREDAVLKDALTTLNGGGLGLVAVVDQATMLKGVLTDGDVRRLVCADKLDMDRPVSEVMTVSPRRATAGESSARVLDLMERSQITVLPVVRDDGRLAGMVHLHDLLGKGDLTFAGGNGGGAG; translated from the coding sequence ATGGCATGTACATCTGAACGCAAGGACTGGCTGGAGCTGGCCCGCGAGGTCCTGGACATCGAGATCCAGGGTCTTGAGGCCGTACGCGACCAGCTGGACGGGCCGTTCATCGAAGCCCTGACCGCCATGGCCCAGTGTACGGGCCGCGTGGTCATCACAGGCCTGGGCAAGTCCGGGCTGGTGGGCCGCAAGATAGCGGCCACGCTGTCCTCCACGGGTACGCCGTCCTTCTTCCTCCATCCGGTGGAGGGAGCGCACGGCGACCTGGGAATGATCCGGGACGAGGACGTGGTCCTGGCCCTGTCCAACTCCGGGGCCACCGACGAGGTCAACGCCATCCTTCCCACGCTCAGGTCCCTGGGGGCCACGGTCATCGCCATGACCTCCAACCCCGCTTCTGCCATGGCCGAACTTTCGGACATTCACATCCAGGTCCGAGTGCCGCGAGAGGCGTGCCGCATGGGCCTGGCTCCGACATCTTCCACCACCGCTCAGCTGGCCGTGGGCGACGCCCTGGCCGTCTGCCTGATGGAGTGGAAATCCTTCGGCAAGGACGATTTCAAGCGCTTCCATCCCGGCGGTTCGCTCGGACAGCGGCTGGCCACCTGCGTGGACCAGCTCATGCACAGCGACGGACTGCCCGTTGTCCGCGAGGACGCCGTTCTCAAGGATGCACTGACCACCTTGAACGGTGGAGGGCTCGGCCTCGTCGCCGTGGTCGATCAGGCCACGATGCTCAAGGGCGTGCTCACCGACGGCGACGTGCGCCGTCTGGTCTGTGCCGACAAGCTCGACATGGATCGCCCGGTGAGTGAGGTCATGACCGTGTCGCCGAGACGGGCCACGGCCGGGGAATCCTCGGCCCGCGTGCTGGATCTCATGGAGCGCAGCCAGATCACCGTCCTGCCCGTGGTCCGCGACGACGGGCGGCTGGCGGGAATGGTCCATCTCCACGACCTGCTCGGCAAGGGCGATCTGACCTTTGCCGGGGGCAACGGAGGGGGAGCCGGCTGA
- a CDS encoding zinc/iron-chelating domain-containing protein yields the protein MARTRTEDADVCRRCSFQGPTCCRIATGQEEYCFPLSQTEKERIQELVPYTGGFVVSPNSKAFIDYACRLFPGEEEEVRRIFPEGKEHFRLAVDSMGACRFLGPLGCEIPQQARPYYCRLFPFWLAGRTVTHFDTPTCLARREGGTLARILDILDTNKATVKDLYGRLRLVWGLPPTKGANPVKKTF from the coding sequence ATGGCCCGGACACGGACTGAAGACGCGGACGTTTGCAGACGCTGCTCCTTTCAGGGCCCGACCTGCTGCCGCATCGCCACCGGCCAGGAGGAGTATTGCTTCCCCCTGTCCCAGACCGAGAAGGAGCGCATTCAGGAGCTGGTGCCGTACACCGGCGGCTTCGTGGTTTCGCCCAACTCCAAGGCATTCATAGATTACGCATGCCGTCTCTTCCCGGGTGAAGAGGAAGAGGTTCGACGCATCTTTCCAGAGGGCAAGGAACACTTCCGGCTGGCCGTGGACTCCATGGGCGCATGCCGTTTTCTCGGCCCCTTGGGCTGCGAAATTCCGCAGCAGGCGCGTCCCTATTACTGCCGCCTGTTTCCTTTCTGGTTGGCCGGACGAACGGTCACGCATTTCGACACCCCCACCTGCCTTGCCCGGCGGGAAGGGGGTACTTTGGCGCGGATTCTCGACATCCTTGACACCAATAAGGCGACCGTGAAGGATCTATACGGCCGTTTGCGTCTGGTCTGGGGATTGCCCCCGACCAAGGGCGCGAACCCGGTCAAGAAAACCTTCTGA
- a CDS encoding PBP1A family penicillin-binding protein — MKKFLKIFGIIVLICFLGGVGGAAWLYHWASNDLPGFKNITDYKPPLVTTVYAKDDKVLGYFYKEKRFLVTLDQMSPWIPKAFLAAEDASFYEHDGVDLTAIVRAFKANLMAGRTKQGGSTITQQIIKRLLLTSERSYKRKLKEAILAFRLENYLTKEEILTIYLNQIFLGAHSYGVEAAARTYFAKHAKDLTVAEAAMIAGLPQAPSRYNPYHNYQQARQRQEYVLGQMRNLGWITEEQYQEALVQPIELKSMDDPSWQVGAYYLEEVRRWLVDQFGEDEVYNGGLTVTTPCDLKHQAAAEKALRRGLIDSAKRRGWEGPVGHFTAADEPRILEEGPQTTENIMAKDQLLKAFVTKVSQDKALVHFGKYKGEIPIKAMWWVREPDIKKSHEDVPDPTDARKILKKGDVVWVTVDKAPEKEDGTWILDLEREPKVQGALVSIKPDNGEVVALVGGYSFATSQFNRATQAKRQPGSAFKPIVYSAAIDNGFTAASIVLDAPIVYANDAEGKLWRPENFEGTFDGPTLLRTALVKSKNLCTIRIAQKIGIRTIIDRAKAMGLDTDFPVDLSVSLGSAVVSPLNLCEAYTTFPRGGSYIKPRTVLSVKSAWGDEMFSSKPEAVDAISPQTAYIMASLMKQVVQNGTGWRAKVLGRPVAGKTGTSNMEQDAWFMGYAPYLLTGVYVGFDELTPMGKWETGSRAASPIWVDYRKKVEDDYPYEDFTQPPGIVMVKVDGDTGKLASSSSAKEFFLPFKVGSEPTETARPYGGSGDAPASADDLFKQTF; from the coding sequence ATGAAGAAATTCCTCAAGATATTCGGCATCATCGTTCTCATTTGCTTCCTTGGCGGAGTCGGCGGAGCCGCCTGGCTCTATCACTGGGCCTCCAATGATCTGCCCGGGTTCAAGAATATCACGGACTACAAACCGCCCCTGGTCACCACTGTCTATGCCAAGGACGACAAGGTGCTCGGTTATTTCTACAAGGAGAAACGGTTCCTGGTCACTCTGGATCAGATGAGCCCGTGGATCCCCAAGGCCTTCCTGGCCGCCGAGGATGCCTCCTTTTACGAGCATGACGGCGTTGACCTGACCGCCATCGTCCGTGCCTTCAAGGCCAACCTCATGGCCGGGCGCACCAAGCAGGGTGGGTCGACCATTACCCAGCAGATCATCAAGCGCCTTCTGCTGACCTCCGAGCGCAGCTACAAGCGCAAGCTCAAGGAGGCCATTCTCGCCTTTCGTCTGGAGAACTACCTGACCAAGGAAGAGATCCTGACCATCTACCTGAACCAGATTTTCCTGGGCGCGCACTCCTATGGCGTGGAGGCCGCGGCCCGCACTTATTTCGCCAAGCATGCCAAGGACCTGACCGTGGCCGAGGCGGCCATGATCGCCGGTTTGCCCCAGGCTCCTTCGCGGTACAATCCCTATCATAATTATCAGCAGGCCCGGCAGCGTCAGGAATACGTCCTCGGCCAGATGCGCAATCTCGGTTGGATCACCGAGGAGCAGTATCAGGAAGCCCTGGTCCAGCCCATCGAACTCAAGTCCATGGACGACCCGTCCTGGCAGGTGGGGGCGTATTATCTCGAAGAGGTACGCCGCTGGCTCGTCGACCAGTTCGGCGAGGATGAGGTCTACAATGGTGGTCTGACCGTGACCACGCCGTGCGACCTCAAGCATCAGGCGGCTGCCGAGAAGGCGCTTCGCCGTGGACTCATCGACTCCGCCAAACGGCGCGGTTGGGAGGGGCCTGTCGGTCATTTTACCGCGGCCGACGAGCCGAGGATTCTCGAAGAAGGGCCTCAGACCACGGAAAACATCATGGCCAAGGACCAGCTCCTCAAGGCCTTCGTGACCAAGGTGTCTCAGGACAAGGCCCTGGTCCACTTCGGCAAGTACAAGGGTGAAATTCCCATCAAGGCCATGTGGTGGGTGCGCGAGCCCGACATCAAGAAGAGCCATGAGGACGTGCCCGATCCGACCGACGCCCGCAAGATTCTCAAGAAGGGCGACGTGGTCTGGGTGACCGTGGACAAGGCCCCGGAAAAGGAGGATGGCACCTGGATTCTGGATCTGGAGCGCGAGCCCAAGGTTCAGGGCGCGCTGGTTTCCATCAAGCCCGACAACGGCGAGGTTGTCGCCCTTGTGGGCGGCTACTCCTTTGCCACCAGCCAATTCAACCGGGCCACGCAGGCAAAGCGCCAGCCCGGTTCGGCCTTCAAGCCCATCGTCTACTCGGCGGCCATCGACAACGGCTTCACCGCAGCCTCCATCGTGCTCGACGCGCCCATCGTCTACGCCAACGATGCCGAGGGCAAACTGTGGCGGCCCGAGAACTTCGAAGGCACCTTTGACGGGCCGACCCTGCTGCGTACGGCCCTGGTCAAATCCAAGAACCTGTGCACCATTCGTATCGCCCAGAAGATAGGCATCAGGACCATCATCGACCGGGCCAAGGCCATGGGTTTGGATACCGACTTCCCCGTCGATCTGTCCGTTTCGTTGGGCTCGGCCGTTGTCTCTCCCCTGAACCTGTGCGAGGCATACACCACGTTCCCGCGCGGCGGTTCCTACATCAAGCCGCGTACGGTTCTGTCCGTGAAGTCCGCCTGGGGAGACGAGATGTTTTCCTCCAAGCCCGAGGCCGTTGACGCCATCAGCCCGCAGACCGCCTACATCATGGCCTCCCTGATGAAGCAGGTGGTCCAGAACGGCACCGGCTGGCGCGCCAAGGTCCTGGGCAGGCCCGTGGCGGGCAAGACCGGCACCTCGAACATGGAGCAGGACGCCTGGTTCATGGGTTACGCCCCGTATCTGCTGACCGGCGTGTACGTCGGCTTCGACGAACTGACTCCCATGGGCAAGTGGGAGACCGGTTCGCGCGCGGCCTCGCCCATCTGGGTGGACTACCGCAAGAAGGTGGAGGACGATTATCCCTATGAGGACTTCACCCAGCCGCCGGGAATTGTTATGGTCAAGGTGGACGGCGACACGGGCAAGCTCGCCTCGTCATCTTCGGCCAAGGAGTTCTTCCTGCCGTTCAAGGTAGGTTCCGAACCTACGGAGACGGCCCGTCCCTATGGCGGAAGCGGTGATGCTCCGGCGTCGGCAGACGATCTGTTCAAGCAAACCTTCTAG
- a CDS encoding PhzF family phenazine biosynthesis protein has protein sequence MELDLYQVDAFADEVFTGNPAAVVPLYEWLSDELMMRIAQENNLAETAFFVRKGEYFELRWFTPEIEIDLCGHATLASAHVLYHHLDYPDPAVVFETKSGRLFVDREGDGYSMDFPAWSCNKIQVTERVAAALGARPAELFMGSRDMMAVFETEEEIRALDPDFRLVSALDGLCLICTAPGMDHDFVSRVFVSGDTVPEDPVTGSAHCTLVPYWADRLGKSTFSSYQASRRGGSLRCEYLGDRVKISGNAVTYMTGTIHL, from the coding sequence ATGGAACTCGATCTCTACCAGGTGGATGCGTTCGCGGATGAGGTCTTTACCGGCAATCCGGCGGCCGTTGTCCCGCTCTACGAATGGCTGTCCGACGAGTTGATGATGCGCATCGCCCAGGAGAACAATCTGGCCGAGACCGCCTTCTTCGTGCGCAAGGGCGAGTACTTCGAGCTGCGCTGGTTTACCCCGGAGATCGAGATAGACCTTTGCGGCCACGCCACGCTGGCCAGCGCCCATGTCCTGTACCATCATCTGGACTATCCCGATCCGGCCGTGGTCTTCGAGACCAAAAGCGGGCGGCTCTTCGTGGATCGTGAGGGCGATGGCTATTCCATGGACTTCCCGGCCTGGTCCTGCAACAAGATTCAGGTCACCGAGCGGGTGGCCGCAGCCCTGGGAGCGCGGCCTGCCGAACTGTTCATGGGTAGCCGCGACATGATGGCCGTGTTCGAGACCGAAGAAGAAATCCGCGCGCTCGATCCCGATTTTCGTCTGGTTTCCGCACTGGATGGACTGTGCCTCATCTGCACCGCGCCCGGCATGGACCACGACTTCGTGTCGCGGGTCTTCGTCTCCGGCGACACGGTGCCCGAGGATCCGGTCACCGGGTCGGCCCACTGCACCCTGGTCCCGTACTGGGCGGACCGGCTGGGCAAGTCCACATTCAGTTCGTATCAGGCGTCCAGACGGGGCGGTTCCCTGCGCTGCGAATACCTTGGCGACCGGGTCAAGATCTCGGGCAACGCCGTGACCTACATGACCGGAACCATCCACCTCTAG
- a CDS encoding phenylpyruvate tautomerase MIF-related protein, whose amino-acid sequence MPFIKVETNIDVSDKAACLKGLSALAAEMLGKPESYVLAVLEPGKSLSFGGTVEPAAFVTLDSIGLPEDRTPEFSASICAFLTRELGVQANRVYIAFGDIQRHLFGWDGGTF is encoded by the coding sequence ATGCCGTTTATCAAAGTGGAAACCAACATCGATGTGTCTGACAAGGCTGCCTGCCTCAAGGGACTCTCCGCGCTGGCCGCCGAGATGCTCGGCAAGCCCGAGTCCTACGTCCTGGCCGTGCTGGAGCCGGGCAAGAGCCTGTCCTTTGGCGGCACTGTCGAACCGGCCGCTTTCGTCACCCTCGATTCTATCGGACTGCCCGAGGATCGCACTCCGGAGTTTTCAGCCTCCATCTGCGCCTTTTTGACTCGGGAGTTGGGGGTTCAGGCCAACCGTGTGTACATCGCATTCGGCGATATTCAGCGTCATCTTTTCGGCTGGGACGGCGGAACGTTCTGA
- a CDS encoding peptidase U32 family protein codes for MSKIHIPEIMAPAGDKNAFLAAVAAGADAVYVGLKHFSARMQAQNFSISELAQLASLGRDRGTKTYVAMNTLVKPQDVESAGRLIDRLQKNVKPFALIVQDLAMLTLAKQAGYTGELHVSTLANVSHPAGLDVVKKLGANRVVLPRELNLDEVKLMADACPKDLDLEIFVHGALCHCVSGRCYWSSYLGGKSGLRGRCVQPCRRLYTRGKEQPERLFSCSDLSLDVLTKPLLSMERVAAWKIEGRKKGPHYVFYTVKAYQLLRDNPQDAQAKKTALELLDQALGRPSTHSVFLPQRAFQPIQPKEETSSGRLIGEIKRDQKKLYFEPREQLETGDLVRVGYEDQPGHRTIPIRRRVPKRGRMDIPFSRKHTGPPLPTGTKVFLVDRREPQLVKQIRELEKELDFFPAPEMKESTFTPTWPKAAPRARGKAKGKGPGKSAPRTESVSLFRVLPSGKIWDRPAFWLEKSVLGKVPAKIASRAQWWLPPVIWPDEDKKYRSLIKEAVRKGAREFVLNAPWQAAYFEDRKNVTLTAGPFCNTANKLALDVLRELGFSSAIINPELPLEDLEGLAQNPPLPLGFVIKGMWPFGISRFLADSVPFDEAIKSPMNEVAFVRKYGQNNWIFPGWEVDLTKEARTLERLGFKTFVTMLEPWPRNVPRPNRTSEFNWRLKLL; via the coding sequence ATGAGCAAAATACATATTCCGGAAATCATGGCCCCCGCAGGGGACAAAAACGCCTTCCTGGCGGCCGTCGCGGCCGGGGCGGACGCTGTCTACGTGGGGTTGAAACACTTCTCGGCCCGTATGCAGGCCCAGAACTTCTCTATCAGCGAGCTGGCGCAGCTGGCAAGCCTGGGCCGTGATCGCGGCACCAAGACGTACGTTGCCATGAACACCCTGGTCAAGCCCCAGGATGTTGAATCCGCTGGCAGACTCATCGACCGGCTGCAGAAAAACGTCAAGCCGTTCGCTCTGATCGTTCAGGATCTCGCCATGCTGACCCTGGCCAAACAGGCGGGCTACACCGGCGAACTGCACGTGTCCACCCTGGCCAACGTGTCCCACCCGGCAGGTCTGGACGTGGTCAAGAAGCTCGGCGCCAACCGCGTGGTTCTGCCCCGCGAGCTGAACCTCGACGAGGTCAAGCTCATGGCCGACGCCTGCCCCAAGGACCTGGACCTGGAAATTTTCGTGCACGGCGCGCTGTGCCACTGCGTGTCCGGACGCTGCTACTGGTCCAGCTACCTGGGCGGCAAATCCGGCCTGCGCGGACGTTGCGTCCAGCCCTGCCGTCGCCTTTACACCCGTGGCAAGGAGCAGCCCGAGCGCCTTTTCTCCTGCTCGGACCTTTCCCTGGATGTGCTGACCAAGCCGCTGCTCTCCATGGAGCGAGTGGCCGCCTGGAAGATCGAGGGCCGCAAAAAAGGGCCCCACTACGTATTCTACACGGTCAAGGCATACCAGCTGCTGCGCGACAACCCGCAGGACGCCCAGGCCAAGAAGACCGCCTTGGAGCTTCTGGACCAGGCTCTTGGACGCCCCTCGACCCATTCCGTCTTTCTGCCCCAGCGGGCTTTCCAGCCCATCCAGCCCAAGGAGGAAACCAGCTCCGGCAGGCTCATCGGCGAGATCAAACGCGACCAGAAGAAGCTCTATTTCGAGCCGCGCGAGCAGCTTGAGACCGGCGACCTGGTCCGCGTGGGCTATGAGGACCAACCCGGCCACCGGACCATCCCCATCCGCCGCCGCGTTCCCAAGCGCGGCCGCATGGACATTCCCTTCTCCCGCAAGCACACCGGCCCGCCCCTGCCCACGGGCACCAAAGTCTTTCTCGTGGACAGACGCGAACCGCAGTTGGTCAAGCAAATCAGGGAGCTGGAAAAGGAGCTCGACTTCTTCCCGGCACCGGAGATGAAGGAGTCCACCTTCACTCCCACCTGGCCCAAGGCCGCGCCGCGCGCACGCGGCAAAGCCAAAGGCAAAGGGCCAGGGAAAAGCGCGCCCCGTACAGAGTCAGTAAGCCTGTTCCGCGTACTTCCCTCGGGCAAGATCTGGGACCGTCCCGCCTTCTGGCTGGAAAAATCCGTGCTGGGCAAGGTCCCGGCCAAGATCGCGTCCCGCGCCCAGTGGTGGCTGCCCCCGGTCATCTGGCCTGACGAGGACAAGAAATACCGTTCCCTCATCAAGGAAGCAGTGCGCAAGGGCGCTCGTGAATTCGTTCTGAACGCCCCATGGCAGGCCGCCTATTTCGAGGACCGCAAGAACGTCACGCTGACCGCCGGACCGTTCTGCAACACCGCCAACAAGCTGGCCCTGGACGTCCTCCGCGAACTGGGCTTCTCCAGCGCGATCATCAATCCGGAACTGCCCCTTGAGGACCTCGAGGGACTGGCTCAGAACCCGCCTCTGCCGCTGGGCTTCGTCATCAAAGGCATGTGGCCGTTCGGCATTTCCCGGTTCCTGGCGGACTCCGTACCGTTCGACGAGGCCATCAAGAGCCCCATGAACGAGGTCGCTTTTGTCCGCAAGTACGGCCAGAACAACTGGATATTCCCGGGCTGGGAAGTGGACCTGACCAAAGAGGCCCGCACCCTGGAACGGCTCGGTTTCAAGACCTTCGTGACCATGCTGGAGCCGTGGCCCCGCAATGTCCCCAGGCCCAACCGGACCAGTGAATTCAACTGGCGGTTGAAGTTGCTGTAG
- a CDS encoding dihydroorotate dehydrogenase electron transfer subunit, whose product MSLRNCRSVKVLKVAPVGQSKTAGEFFELTLERPDWDGWKPGQFVMIRPSSWELDLVWGRPFSLSSGDADSITLFIQAIGRGTRRIAELSPGDDVAIWGPLGNTFAVEPDVPTLLLAGGIGIAPFRGYVEQHPHPENLSLFLAHRLPLDCYPYELMSRAVDSQCMLEAKPSDLECIIDTMRGLIEENAKQGGLILSCGPTPFMRTVQQFAIEYGARAQVSLENRMACGVGACLGCVTKDGNGHHVQVCTRGPVFWADKVEL is encoded by the coding sequence ATGTCCTTGAGGAATTGCCGCAGTGTCAAGGTATTGAAAGTAGCCCCGGTCGGTCAATCAAAAACGGCCGGTGAATTTTTCGAGCTGACGCTCGAGCGACCGGACTGGGACGGGTGGAAGCCCGGACAGTTCGTCATGATCCGGCCCAGCTCCTGGGAGTTGGACCTGGTCTGGGGCAGGCCGTTTTCCCTCAGTTCGGGCGACGCGGACTCCATCACGCTGTTCATCCAGGCCATTGGCCGCGGCACTCGACGCATCGCCGAGTTGTCGCCCGGCGACGATGTGGCCATCTGGGGGCCGCTCGGCAATACATTTGCCGTCGAGCCCGACGTCCCGACCCTGTTGTTGGCCGGGGGCATCGGAATCGCACCTTTTCGCGGATATGTCGAGCAACATCCGCATCCCGAAAATCTGTCCCTGTTTCTGGCCCATCGCCTGCCGCTCGACTGCTACCCCTACGAACTGATGTCCAGAGCCGTGGATAGCCAGTGCATGCTTGAGGCCAAGCCGTCGGACCTGGAATGTATCATCGACACCATGCGCGGGCTGATCGAGGAAAACGCCAAGCAGGGCGGCCTGATCCTGTCCTGCGGCCCCACGCCGTTCATGCGCACTGTCCAGCAATTCGCCATCGAGTACGGAGCCAGAGCGCAGGTCTCGCTGGAGAATCGCATGGCCTGCGGTGTGGGCGCCTGTCTGGGGTGCGTGACCAAGGATGGCAACGGACACCATGTCCAGGTGTGTACACGAGGTCCGGTGTTCTGGGCCGACAAGGTGGAGCTGTAG
- a CDS encoding dihydroorotate dehydrogenase yields MDMQVNFGGLSLKNPVMTASGTFGFGLEFAPYGDLTRLGGFVAKGLSLKPREGNPMPRIAETPCGMLNAIGIQNPGVEYFVTRALPMLPWKDVAVIANLYACDAEEFGELAGVLAGEEGVAALEVNVSCPNVKEGGVAFGQDPAQIARVTEAVKKKAGNKHVMVKLSPNVTDITVCARAAADGGADSLSLINTLSGMAVDIRNRKPRIANVIAGLSGPAVKPVALRCVHQVVHAVDIPVVGIGGIASAEDALEFILVGAQAVQVGTANFLRPDFAFGLADQMEALLAEVGAASLDEFRGSLQLPL; encoded by the coding sequence ATGGATATGCAAGTCAATTTCGGCGGTCTTTCCCTCAAGAACCCGGTCATGACCGCGTCCGGGACCTTCGGCTTCGGCCTTGAATTCGCGCCCTACGGCGACCTGACCCGGCTCGGCGGCTTTGTGGCCAAGGGGTTGTCGCTCAAGCCCCGCGAGGGCAATCCCATGCCGCGCATCGCCGAGACGCCGTGCGGCATGCTCAATGCCATCGGCATCCAGAATCCGGGGGTGGAGTATTTCGTCACCCGCGCGTTGCCCATGCTGCCCTGGAAGGATGTGGCCGTCATCGCCAACCTGTACGCCTGCGACGCCGAGGAGTTCGGCGAGCTGGCCGGTGTGCTGGCGGGCGAGGAGGGCGTGGCCGCGCTCGAGGTCAACGTGTCCTGTCCCAACGTCAAGGAGGGCGGTGTGGCCTTCGGTCAGGATCCGGCACAGATCGCCAGGGTCACCGAAGCGGTCAAGAAAAAGGCCGGAAACAAGCACGTAATGGTCAAGCTTTCACCCAACGTGACCGACATCACGGTCTGCGCCAGGGCTGCGGCCGACGGCGGGGCCGACTCCCTGTCCCTGATCAACACCCTGTCCGGCATGGCCGTGGACATCCGCAATCGCAAACCGCGCATCGCCAATGTTATCGCGGGACTGTCCGGCCCGGCGGTCAAGCCGGTAGCTCTGCGCTGCGTACATCAGGTGGTCCACGCCGTGGACATCCCTGTCGTCGGCATAGGCGGCATCGCCTCGGCAGAGGACGCCTTGGAGTTCATCCTGGTGGGCGCTCAGGCCGTTCAGGTGGGCACTGCCAACTTCCTTCGCCCGGACTTCGCCTTCGGCCTGGCCGACCAGATGGAGGCCCTCCTTGCCGAGGTCGGAGCGGCCAGTCTGGACGAGTTCCGGGGCAGCCTCCAACTGCCACTTTAA
- a CDS encoding Hsp20/alpha crystallin family protein, which yields MLSKYSPAKNLTGFVNHGPFDIASIFDEFWRNSVDGMNARPQQGLYPAVEISENDDHVLLTAELPGIDPSDVEITLENGLLTIKGEKKFEGDTKNNRYHVSERGYGSFTRTFRLPPSVTDGDVSATFDKGVLTISLPKPEKFKARKIEIKTSPVIETEEAQKQ from the coding sequence ATGCTTAGCAAGTATTCACCTGCTAAAAATCTGACCGGTTTTGTTAACCATGGGCCTTTTGATATTGCCAGCATCTTTGATGAATTCTGGCGCAACTCCGTGGACGGCATGAACGCCCGTCCGCAGCAAGGCCTGTACCCCGCCGTGGAAATCTCCGAAAACGATGACCACGTGCTGTTGACCGCCGAACTCCCCGGCATTGATCCCTCGGATGTGGAGATCACCCTGGAGAACGGCCTGTTGACCATCAAGGGGGAAAAGAAATTCGAAGGGGATACCAAGAACAACAGGTATCATGTCTCCGAGCGCGGCTACGGCTCCTTTACCCGGACGTTCCGTCTGCCGCCGAGCGTGACGGACGGCGACGTGTCCGCGACCTTCGACAAGGGCGTGCTGACGATCTCCCTCCCCAAGCCTGAAAAATTCAAGGCCAGGAAGATTGAGATCAAAACCTCTCCGGTCATTGAAACCGAAGAGGCCCAGAAACAATAA
- a CDS encoding transporter substrate-binding domain-containing protein, whose translation MRWSDQLLVAVCFLVFLLAPVAASAEETLLDCGMAKGYPPYQFLDEEGEPAGLDIEVARLLFSRLKVRYRLAPGAWDDVVANLRLGRLDCVCGMEINHARRSFFDFTKPYYNRKVVIFLPRDDASIQSVGDLVGKAVAGDRHSFVEEYLKDHGLLSLIRIVKTKSKEQSMRMLKEGKVVAVIAPLAVGRFLADRDGLDLRIMDVGDPGSPVGLAVEKGNADLLRDLDTAMQALRQEGKLQTVLGHWLH comes from the coding sequence ATGCGGTGGAGTGATCAACTGTTGGTGGCGGTGTGTTTTCTCGTATTCCTGCTGGCGCCTGTGGCGGCGTCGGCGGAAGAGACGTTGCTCGATTGCGGTATGGCCAAGGGCTACCCGCCTTACCAGTTCCTTGATGAAGAGGGTGAACCTGCCGGGCTGGATATCGAGGTGGCACGGCTCCTGTTTTCCCGTCTCAAGGTTCGGTACCGACTGGCTCCCGGAGCCTGGGATGATGTTGTCGCCAATTTGAGGCTGGGGCGGCTGGACTGTGTTTGCGGTATGGAGATTAACCACGCGCGCAGGAGTTTTTTTGATTTCACCAAGCCGTATTACAACCGCAAAGTCGTCATTTTCCTCCCTCGGGACGATGCTTCGATTCAATCGGTGGGGGATCTGGTCGGCAAGGCCGTGGCCGGAGACCGGCACTCCTTTGTGGAAGAGTATTTGAAGGACCATGGTCTGCTCAGCCTTATCCGCATCGTCAAGACCAAGAGCAAGGAGCAGTCCATGCGCATGCTCAAGGAGGGCAAGGTCGTCGCGGTCATCGCCCCCCTTGCCGTCGGACGGTTTTTAGCGGACCGGGATGGGCTGGATCTTCGGATCATGGATGTGGGTGACCCTGGTTCTCCGGTAGGGTTGGCCGTGGAAAAGGGCAATGCCGACCTGTTGAGGGATTTGGATACTGCCATGCAGGCGTTGCGGCAGGAAGGCAAGCTTCAGACGGTCCTGGGCCACTGGCTGCATTGA